The Candidatus Mycolicibacterium alkanivorans genome contains a region encoding:
- a CDS encoding aldehyde dehydrogenase family protein, with protein MTAVEPKSDEATITVHNPADGRVAGTVPIDGPDTVAAKARELRLFQPEWEAIGPRGRKVWMRKWQDWILDNSDHLTGVLMSESGKSRTDASLEPVTMADAINYWAGNAEEFLADRHPKAHTPLFRVKKLITVLRPYPVVGMIEPWNFPIAMLALDLVPALAAGAAVLLKPSEVTPLSAVELVRGWNEIGAPPILKLATGYGDTGAAVIANADYVHFTGSTATGRKVAVACAERLIPFSLELGGKDPAIVLADADIDRAANGIAWGGMFNSGQVCISVERVFVEAPVYDEFVAKLTDKVRSVQQGQEQSGYKYDTGAMATPAQRDIVERHVKEAVAAGAKVLTGGKPTGVGTFFEPTVLADVEPSMSCIAEETFGPTLPVIKVADEEEAIRLANDSQYGLSASVWTGDTERGERVARRLEVGAVNINDALANVFCPGLPMGGWKESGIGYRGGGAAGLIKFCRQQAITAPKLPTQKSEMLWYSSPKMQSRFALAAMRAFAGHGLRRFGLGKKG; from the coding sequence ATGACCGCGGTCGAGCCCAAGTCCGATGAGGCCACCATTACCGTCCACAACCCGGCCGACGGCCGCGTGGCGGGCACCGTCCCGATCGACGGCCCGGACACCGTGGCCGCCAAAGCCCGCGAGTTGCGGCTGTTCCAGCCGGAGTGGGAGGCGATCGGGCCGCGCGGCCGCAAGGTGTGGATGCGCAAGTGGCAGGACTGGATCCTCGACAACTCCGATCACCTGACCGGCGTGCTGATGTCGGAGAGTGGCAAGTCCCGCACCGACGCCAGCCTGGAACCGGTAACCATGGCCGACGCCATCAACTACTGGGCGGGCAATGCCGAGGAGTTCCTCGCCGACCGCCACCCCAAGGCGCACACCCCGCTGTTCCGGGTCAAGAAGCTCATCACCGTGTTGCGGCCCTACCCGGTGGTCGGGATGATCGAGCCGTGGAACTTTCCGATCGCCATGCTCGCACTGGACCTGGTGCCCGCCCTGGCGGCAGGCGCCGCGGTGTTGTTGAAACCCTCTGAGGTGACGCCACTTTCGGCGGTGGAACTGGTCCGCGGCTGGAACGAGATCGGCGCCCCGCCGATCCTGAAACTCGCGACCGGCTACGGCGACACCGGTGCGGCGGTGATCGCGAACGCCGACTACGTCCACTTCACCGGCTCGACCGCGACCGGCCGTAAGGTGGCTGTGGCGTGCGCCGAGCGCCTGATCCCGTTCAGCCTGGAACTCGGCGGCAAGGACCCGGCCATCGTCCTGGCCGACGCCGACATCGACCGCGCCGCCAACGGCATCGCGTGGGGCGGCATGTTCAACTCCGGCCAGGTGTGCATCTCGGTGGAGCGGGTGTTCGTCGAGGCTCCGGTGTACGACGAGTTCGTCGCCAAGCTCACCGACAAGGTGCGCTCGGTGCAGCAGGGTCAGGAGCAGTCCGGCTACAAGTACGACACCGGCGCCATGGCCACCCCTGCGCAGCGCGACATCGTCGAGCGGCACGTCAAGGAGGCCGTCGCCGCGGGCGCCAAGGTGCTCACCGGCGGTAAGCCGACGGGGGTGGGCACGTTCTTCGAGCCGACGGTGCTCGCCGACGTCGAGCCGAGCATGAGCTGCATCGCCGAGGAGACCTTCGGACCGACGCTGCCGGTGATCAAGGTGGCCGACGAGGAGGAGGCCATCCGCCTGGCCAACGACTCGCAATACGGCCTGTCGGCCAGCGTTTGGACCGGCGACACCGAACGTGGCGAGCGGGTGGCACGGCGCCTCGAGGTCGGCGCGGTCAACATCAACGACGCGTTGGCCAACGTCTTCTGCCCCGGCCTGCCGATGGGCGGCTGGAAGGAATCCGGCATCGGCTACCGTGGTGGCGGCGCCGCCGGCCTGATCAAGTTCTGCCGCCAGCAGGCCATCACTGCGCCCAAGCTGCCGACGCAGAAGTCCGAGATGCTGTGGTACTCGTCGCCTAAGATGCAGAGCCGCTTCGCGCTGGCGGCGATGCGCGCCTTCGCCGGCCACGGTCTGCGCCGGTTCGGGCTGGGCAAGAAGGGCTAG
- a CDS encoding SOS response-associated peptidase, which produces MCGRFAVTTDPALLAEKIHAIDEATAVAGETSGPNYNVAPTATIATVVSRHDEPEDTPTRRVRLMRWGLVPPWVKAAPDGTPENKGPLLINARAEKLTSSPAFRASAKSKRCLVPMDGYYEWKPNPDTPAGKKSRKTPFYMYRSDGELLFTAGLWSVWRPEKDASSLLTCTIITTDAVGELAEIHDRMPLVVGERDWDRWLDPDEPAAAELLAAPPDISGIAMREVSTLVNSVRNNGPELIEPAEPDNQPVGLF; this is translated from the coding sequence ATGTGCGGACGATTCGCGGTCACCACCGACCCGGCCCTGCTGGCCGAGAAGATCCATGCCATCGACGAGGCCACCGCCGTGGCGGGGGAGACCAGCGGTCCCAACTACAACGTGGCGCCGACGGCGACCATCGCCACCGTCGTCAGCCGCCACGACGAGCCCGAGGACACTCCGACGCGGCGGGTGAGGCTGATGCGCTGGGGTCTGGTCCCGCCGTGGGTCAAGGCCGCCCCGGACGGCACACCGGAGAACAAGGGCCCGCTGCTGATCAACGCGCGCGCCGAGAAGCTCACCTCCTCGCCGGCATTTCGGGCCTCGGCCAAGAGCAAGCGGTGTCTGGTGCCGATGGACGGCTACTACGAGTGGAAACCCAACCCCGACACCCCGGCCGGCAAGAAGTCCCGCAAGACGCCGTTCTACATGTACCGCTCCGACGGTGAGCTGCTGTTCACGGCCGGGCTGTGGTCGGTGTGGCGGCCCGAGAAGGATGCCAGCTCACTGCTGACGTGCACGATCATCACCACCGACGCGGTCGGCGAACTCGCCGAGATCCACGACCGGATGCCGCTGGTCGTCGGCGAGCGGGACTGGGACCGCTGGCTGGACCCCGACGAGCCGGCCGCCGCCGAGCTGCTCGCCGCCCCGCCCGACATCAGCGGGATCGCGATGCGGGAGGTGTCGACCCTGGTCAACAGTGTCCGCAACAACGGCCCGGAGCTGATCGAACCGGCCGAGCCGGACAACCAACCGGTTGGCCTGTTCTAG
- the aroA gene encoding 3-phosphoshikimate 1-carboxyvinyltransferase, translated as MEQWTAPSTPTPVHATVTVPGSKSQTNRTLILAALAAAQGQGGSTISGALRSRDTDLMIGALRTLGLRVEGDGADLTVSGGLNPGTQARIDCGLAGTVLRFVPPLAALSSAAVEFDGDEQARARPIAPLLDALRGLGVDVEGSGLPFLVRGHGTVHGGTVNIDASASSQFVSGLLLCGAAFTEGLTVVHTGTSVPSAPHIAMTAAMLREAGVDVDDTVANQWRVLPGPIAARHWEVEPDLSNSVPFLAAAVVSGGAVCIAGWPRVSVQPADTILGILEMLGSTVRQTDSYLEVQGAGSYPGFDVDLHDVGELAPSVAALAALAAPGSVSRLTGIAHLRGHETDRLAALSTEINALGGDCAETDDGLLITATPLHAGTWHSYADHRMAMAGAIVGLRVPGVAVEDIATTAKTLPEFPQLWAEMLGRD; from the coding sequence ATCGAGCAGTGGACGGCACCGAGCACGCCGACCCCCGTCCACGCCACCGTCACGGTGCCTGGCTCCAAATCCCAGACCAACCGCACGCTGATTCTCGCCGCGCTGGCCGCGGCCCAGGGACAGGGCGGCTCCACCATCAGCGGCGCACTGCGCAGCCGCGACACCGACCTGATGATCGGCGCGCTGCGGACCCTGGGCCTGCGCGTCGAAGGCGACGGCGCCGACCTGACCGTCAGCGGCGGCCTGAACCCCGGCACGCAGGCCCGCATTGACTGCGGCCTGGCCGGCACGGTGTTGCGGTTCGTTCCGCCACTGGCGGCGTTGAGCAGCGCTGCCGTCGAGTTCGACGGCGACGAGCAGGCCCGGGCCCGGCCGATCGCTCCGCTTCTCGACGCGCTGCGCGGACTCGGGGTCGACGTCGAGGGCTCCGGGCTGCCCTTCCTGGTCCGCGGACACGGGACGGTCCACGGCGGCACGGTGAACATCGACGCCTCGGCGTCCTCGCAGTTCGTCTCCGGACTGCTGCTGTGCGGCGCGGCGTTCACCGAGGGACTGACCGTCGTGCACACCGGAACCTCGGTTCCCTCGGCGCCGCACATAGCGATGACGGCGGCGATGCTGCGCGAGGCCGGTGTCGACGTCGACGACACCGTGGCCAACCAGTGGCGGGTACTGCCCGGCCCGATCGCCGCCCGGCACTGGGAGGTCGAGCCCGACCTGTCCAACTCGGTACCGTTTCTGGCCGCGGCCGTGGTCAGCGGCGGGGCGGTGTGCATCGCCGGGTGGCCGAGGGTGAGCGTGCAGCCCGCCGATACCATTCTCGGCATTCTCGAGATGCTGGGATCGACTGTGCGGCAGACTGATTCGTACCTGGAAGTGCAGGGTGCGGGCAGCTACCCGGGTTTTGACGTCGACCTGCACGACGTGGGCGAGTTGGCTCCGTCCGTGGCCGCGCTGGCCGCGCTGGCCGCACCCGGCTCGGTGTCGCGGCTGACGGGCATCGCGCACCTGCGCGGCCACGAGACCGACCGTCTGGCCGCGCTGAGCACCGAGATCAACGCCCTGGGCGGCGACTGCGCCGAGACCGACGACGGGCTGCTCATCACTGCGACCCCCCTGCATGCTGGCACCTGGCACTCGTATGCCGACCACCGGATGGCAATGGCCGGAGCGATCGTCGGCCTGCGGGTTCCCGGCGTGGCGGTCGAGGACATCGCGACCACCGCCAAGACCCTGCCGGAATTTCCCCAGCTGTGGGCCGAGATGCTGGGGCGCGATTGA
- the rsgA gene encoding ribosome small subunit-dependent GTPase A: protein MRRHEYDESDVKIRSGRGSRPRTKTRPEHADAVPAMVVTVDRGRWGCVLEGDPQRRVTAMRARELGRTPIVVGDQVDVVGDLSGRPDTLGRIVRRGERRTVLRRTADDTDPTERVVVANADQLLIVVALADPPPRTGLVDRTLIAAYAGGLRPILCLTKTDLAPAEPFAAQFAELDLTVITGGRDDPLDAADDLLTGHVTVLLGHSGVGKSTLVNRLVPEAERATGEVSGVGKGRHTSTQSMALPLPEGGWVIDTPGIRSFGLAHIEPDDVLRAFSDLADAIDECPRGCGHMGPPADPECALDALTGSQARRVAAARRLLSALTESAAY, encoded by the coding sequence TTGAGAAGACACGAGTACGACGAGTCCGACGTCAAGATCAGGTCGGGCCGTGGCTCGCGTCCTCGCACCAAGACCCGTCCGGAGCATGCCGACGCCGTGCCGGCGATGGTGGTCACCGTCGACCGCGGCCGCTGGGGTTGCGTGCTCGAGGGCGATCCGCAGCGACGGGTGACCGCGATGCGGGCACGCGAGCTGGGCCGGACCCCCATCGTCGTCGGCGACCAGGTCGACGTGGTGGGCGACCTGTCCGGCCGGCCCGACACGCTGGGCCGCATCGTGCGGCGCGGGGAGCGCCGAACGGTGTTGCGGCGCACCGCCGATGACACCGACCCCACCGAACGGGTGGTGGTGGCCAACGCCGATCAGTTGCTGATCGTGGTGGCGCTGGCCGACCCCCCGCCACGCACCGGACTGGTCGACCGCACTCTGATCGCAGCCTACGCCGGTGGCCTGCGGCCAATCCTGTGCCTGACCAAGACCGATCTGGCACCCGCAGAACCGTTCGCAGCGCAGTTCGCCGAACTGGACCTCACAGTGATCACCGGCGGGCGCGACGACCCACTCGACGCCGCCGACGATCTGCTGACCGGGCATGTCACCGTGCTGCTGGGGCATTCCGGAGTCGGCAAGTCGACATTGGTGAATCGCCTTGTGCCCGAAGCGGAGCGGGCCACCGGCGAAGTGTCCGGGGTTGGTAAGGGCAGGCACACCTCCACCCAGTCGATGGCGTTGCCGCTGCCCGAAGGCGGATGGGTGATCGACACGCCGGGGATCCGGTCGTTCGGCCTGGCCCACATCGAGCCCGACGACGTGCTACGCGCCTTTTCCGATCTCGCTGACGCGATCGACGAGTGCCCACGCGGCTGCGGGCACATGGGTCCGCCTGCCGACCCGGAATGCGCGCTCGACGCCCTGACCGGGTCGCAGGCCCGGCGCGTCGCCGCGGCTCGACGGCTGCTCTCCGCATTGACCGAGTCCGCCGCGTACTGA
- a CDS encoding aldo/keto reductase has product MTSAPKVPDITLNDGNRIPQFGFGVYQIPPDDTASAVRTALEIGYRHIDTAEMYQNEKGVGQGIRDSGIDRDEVFITSKLNNGYHKPDDARRAFDASIDALGFDDVDLFLIHWPLPTLYDGDFVSTWKMLEEFKKDGRARSIGVSNFQVHHLQELARDTETVPAVNQIEVHPYYTNDAVRAYGIEHTIVTEAWSPIAQGKVLGDPVVGQIAQQIGKSPAQVVLRWHVERGDIVFPKSVSPQRIRENFDIFDFELSDDQIEEITELDKGVAGRLGPDPDTFAWIPK; this is encoded by the coding sequence ATGACTTCAGCACCCAAGGTTCCCGACATCACCCTCAACGACGGCAACCGGATTCCGCAGTTCGGTTTCGGCGTCTACCAGATCCCGCCCGACGACACCGCGTCCGCCGTGCGCACGGCGCTCGAGATCGGCTACCGCCACATCGACACTGCGGAGATGTACCAGAACGAGAAGGGCGTCGGGCAGGGCATACGCGACTCCGGTATCGACCGCGACGAGGTGTTCATCACCAGCAAGCTCAACAACGGCTACCACAAACCCGACGACGCCCGCCGCGCGTTCGACGCGAGCATCGACGCGCTGGGCTTCGACGATGTCGACCTGTTCCTCATCCACTGGCCGCTGCCGACACTCTACGACGGTGATTTCGTCTCGACCTGGAAGATGTTGGAGGAGTTCAAGAAAGACGGCCGCGCCCGCAGCATCGGAGTGTCGAACTTCCAGGTCCATCACCTCCAGGAGCTGGCCCGGGACACCGAGACCGTGCCCGCCGTCAACCAGATCGAGGTACACCCGTACTACACCAACGACGCGGTACGCGCCTACGGCATCGAGCACACCATCGTCACCGAGGCCTGGTCACCCATCGCACAGGGCAAGGTGCTCGGCGACCCGGTCGTGGGTCAGATCGCGCAGCAGATCGGCAAGTCGCCCGCTCAGGTGGTGCTGCGGTGGCACGTCGAGCGCGGCGACATCGTGTTCCCGAAATCGGTTTCTCCGCAACGCATCCGGGAGAACTTCGACATCTTCGACTTCGAACTCAGCGATGACCAGATCGAGGAGATCACCGAACTCGACAAGGGCGTGGCCGGTCGCCTGGGCCCGGACCCCGACACCTTCGCCTGGATCCCGAAGTAG
- a CDS encoding fatty acid desaturase family protein codes for MAITDLEAFAHLTDADIESLCVELDTIRQDIEDSLGARDARYIRRTIAAQRALEVAGRLTLAASSKRSAWWAGTVTLGVAKIIENMEIGHNVMHGQWDWMNDPEIHSSTWEWDMIGASKHWRFTHNFMHHKYTNILGMDDDVGYGVIRVTRDQRWKRFNLYGNLMFNTLLAIGFEWGVGLQHLELGKIFRGRDDRKATLIRGREFGVKAGRQVFKDYVAFPAITSLSPAATYRSTATANAVANVIRNIWSNAVIFCGHFPDGAEKFTKTDMVGESKGQWYLRQMLGSANIDGGPVMDFMTGNLSYQIEHHLYPDLPSSRLAEISVRVRAVCDKYDLPYTSGPFLVQYGKSWRTIAKLSLPDKYLRDTADDAPETRSERMFAELEPGYAGIDPRTGRKRGLKTAITAVREWRREKRAAKAA; via the coding sequence ATGGCAATTACTGACCTCGAAGCGTTCGCGCATCTGACGGACGCCGACATCGAGAGCTTGTGTGTCGAGCTCGACACCATTCGGCAGGACATCGAGGATTCCCTGGGCGCGCGGGACGCGCGCTACATCCGCCGCACCATCGCCGCGCAGCGTGCGCTCGAGGTCGCGGGACGGCTGACGCTGGCCGCGAGCTCCAAGCGCTCGGCTTGGTGGGCCGGCACGGTGACGCTGGGGGTGGCCAAGATCATCGAGAACATGGAGATCGGCCACAACGTCATGCACGGCCAGTGGGACTGGATGAACGATCCCGAGATTCACTCCTCGACGTGGGAGTGGGACATGATCGGGGCGTCCAAGCACTGGCGTTTCACCCACAACTTCATGCACCACAAGTACACCAACATCCTGGGCATGGACGACGACGTGGGCTACGGCGTCATCCGGGTCACCCGCGATCAGCGGTGGAAGCGGTTCAATCTCTACGGCAACCTGATGTTCAACACCCTGCTGGCCATTGGCTTCGAGTGGGGAGTCGGGCTCCAACACCTGGAACTCGGCAAGATATTCAGGGGCCGCGACGACCGGAAAGCCACGTTGATCCGAGGGCGCGAGTTCGGCGTCAAGGCGGGCCGGCAGGTCTTCAAGGACTACGTCGCCTTCCCGGCGATCACCTCGCTGTCGCCGGCGGCTACCTACCGGTCCACCGCGACGGCCAATGCGGTAGCCAACGTAATCCGCAACATCTGGTCCAATGCGGTGATCTTCTGCGGCCATTTCCCTGACGGCGCAGAGAAATTCACCAAGACCGACATGGTCGGCGAGAGTAAGGGCCAGTGGTACCTGCGCCAGATGCTCGGCAGCGCCAACATCGACGGCGGTCCGGTGATGGACTTCATGACGGGCAACCTGTCCTACCAGATCGAACATCACCTGTACCCGGACCTGCCGAGCAGCCGGCTCGCAGAGATCTCGGTGCGGGTGCGTGCGGTGTGCGACAAGTACGACCTGCCCTACACCAGCGGGCCATTCCTGGTGCAGTACGGGAAGTCATGGCGCACCATCGCCAAGCTGTCGCTGCCGGACAAGTACCTGCGCGACACCGCGGACGATGCGCCGGAGACCCGCAGCGAGCGGATGTTCGCGGAGTTGGAGCCCGGCTACGCCGGGATCGATCCGCGCACCGGCCGCAAGCGTGGGCTGAAGACGGCGATCACCGCCGTGCGGGAGTGGCGCCGGGAGAAGCGCGCGGCCAAGGCCGCCTAG
- a CDS encoding ferredoxin reductase, whose amino-acid sequence MAKNEVKIKAKVADTVRPAVAGAGKRPAVDALRALVGRITTPLLPDDYLQLANPLWSARELRGRVLDVRRETEDSATLVIKPGWGFSFDYRPGQYIGIGLLVDGRWRWRSYSLTSAPVTGPGRSRTITITVKAMPEGFLSTHLVGGVRPGTIVRLAAPQGNFVLPDPAPPSVLFVTGGSGITPVMSMLRTLDRRGQIGDIVHIHSAPTESDVMFAAELAELARGHEGYRLMVRTTRTQGRLDLQHLDDVVPDWRQRQTWACGPEGMLDAAHKVWQAAGVADRLHLERFAVSRAAAHGQGGTVTFGRSGTTIDADAATSLMEAGEKAGVQMPFGCRMGICQSCVVSLVDGHVRDLRTGAEHEPGTRIQTCVSSASGDCVLDI is encoded by the coding sequence ATGGCGAAGAACGAGGTCAAGATCAAGGCGAAGGTGGCCGACACCGTCCGCCCGGCGGTGGCCGGGGCCGGCAAGCGACCCGCTGTCGACGCGCTGCGCGCCCTGGTCGGGCGGATCACCACACCCCTGCTGCCCGACGACTACCTGCAGCTGGCCAACCCGCTGTGGTCGGCCCGCGAGCTGCGCGGCCGGGTGCTCGACGTGCGACGCGAGACCGAGGATTCTGCCACACTGGTGATCAAGCCGGGGTGGGGGTTCAGCTTCGACTACCGGCCCGGGCAGTACATCGGCATCGGGCTGTTGGTCGACGGGCGTTGGCGCTGGCGGTCGTACTCGCTGACCTCGGCGCCGGTGACGGGCCCCGGCCGGTCGCGCACGATCACGATCACCGTCAAGGCCATGCCAGAGGGCTTCCTGTCCACCCATTTGGTGGGGGGCGTCAGGCCGGGCACCATCGTGCGGCTGGCCGCCCCGCAGGGCAACTTCGTGCTGCCTGACCCGGCGCCGCCGTCGGTGCTATTCGTGACCGGTGGCTCCGGAATCACCCCGGTGATGTCGATGTTGCGGACGCTGGATCGTCGCGGACAGATTGGCGACATCGTCCACATCCATTCCGCCCCAACGGAATCCGACGTCATGTTTGCCGCCGAACTCGCGGAGCTGGCCCGTGGACACGAGGGCTACCGGCTGATGGTCCGCACGACGCGCACGCAGGGCCGGCTGGATCTGCAGCATCTCGACGACGTGGTTCCGGACTGGCGGCAGCGCCAGACCTGGGCCTGCGGTCCGGAGGGGATGCTCGATGCGGCGCACAAGGTGTGGCAGGCGGCCGGGGTCGCCGACCGGTTGCATCTGGAGCGCTTTGCGGTGTCGCGGGCGGCGGCTCACGGCCAGGGTGGCACGGTCACCTTCGGGCGGAGCGGCACGACCATCGATGCCGATGCGGCGACCTCACTGATGGAGGCCGGCGAGAAGGCTGGTGTGCAGATGCCGTTCGGCTGCCGGATGGGCATCTGCCAGTCCTGCGTGGTGAGCCTGGTCGACGGGCATGTCCGCGATCTGCGCACCGGCGCCGAGCACGAGCCGGGGACGCGGATTCAGACCTGTGTGTCATCGGCGTCGGGTGATTGTGTGCTGGATATCTAA
- a CDS encoding DUF6912 family protein, producing MRVYIPATLSMLQQLVAVGSMQPLSGTAFAVTPTLRESYAEGDDEELAEVAIGEAALASLRLLAAEPAGELPLRRTVLVADAPDADVTPRPDLDDAVVRLNGRVALSQVVAAYVDNAAAEPAVRAAIDVIDEADLGDEDAELTVGDAQDHDLAWYATQELPFLLDLL from the coding sequence GTGCGGGTTTACATCCCGGCCACCCTGTCCATGTTGCAGCAGTTGGTGGCCGTCGGGTCGATGCAGCCGCTGTCCGGTACGGCGTTCGCAGTGACGCCGACGCTGCGCGAGTCCTACGCCGAGGGTGACGACGAGGAACTGGCCGAGGTGGCCATCGGGGAGGCGGCGCTGGCGTCGCTCCGACTGCTGGCCGCCGAGCCCGCCGGCGAGCTCCCGCTGCGCCGGACCGTCCTGGTGGCCGATGCCCCCGATGCCGACGTCACCCCCCGCCCCGATCTCGACGATGCCGTCGTGCGGCTCAACGGGCGGGTGGCTTTGAGCCAGGTGGTGGCCGCCTACGTCGACAACGCCGCAGCCGAACCAGCGGTGCGAGCCGCGATCGACGTGATCGACGAGGCCGATCTGGGTGACGAGGACGCCGAGCTCACCGTCGGCGACGCCCAGGACCACGACCTGGCCTGGTATGCCACCCAGGAGCTGCCGTTTCTGCTCGATTTGCTCTGA
- the ppk2 gene encoding polyphosphate kinase 2, with amino-acid sequence MSKDHPDGEAPKKKADRKIPKDVYDAELFRLQTELVKLQEWAKVTGARIVVVFEGRDAAGKGGTIKRITEYLSPRVVRIAALPAPTERERGQWYFQRYIEHLPARGEMVLFDRSWYNRAGVELVMGFCTPQEHTLFLRQCPLFEQMLIDDGVILRKYWFSVSDDEQLRRFKSRRNDPLRRWKLSSMDLESIYRWEEYSRAKDQMMVHTDTPASPWFVVESDNKKHARLNMIAHLLSSIEYDEVDHPKVDLPKRPLLGNYHRPPRELSTYVPDYVSTLLGDPENGAD; translated from the coding sequence GTGAGCAAGGACCATCCCGACGGTGAGGCCCCGAAAAAGAAGGCCGACCGCAAGATTCCCAAAGATGTGTACGACGCCGAATTGTTCCGGCTGCAAACCGAATTGGTGAAACTTCAGGAGTGGGCCAAGGTCACCGGAGCGCGGATCGTGGTGGTGTTCGAAGGTCGCGACGCCGCGGGTAAGGGCGGCACGATCAAACGCATCACGGAATACCTCAGCCCCCGGGTCGTGCGCATCGCCGCCCTGCCCGCGCCCACCGAGCGCGAGCGCGGCCAGTGGTACTTCCAGCGCTACATCGAACACCTGCCGGCCCGCGGGGAGATGGTGCTCTTCGACCGGTCCTGGTACAACCGCGCCGGTGTCGAACTGGTGATGGGGTTCTGCACCCCGCAGGAGCACACCTTGTTCTTGCGCCAGTGCCCGCTCTTCGAGCAGATGCTCATCGACGACGGGGTCATCCTGCGCAAATACTGGTTCTCGGTGTCCGACGACGAGCAGTTGCGCCGGTTCAAGTCCCGCCGCAACGACCCGCTGCGGCGCTGGAAGCTCAGCTCGATGGATCTGGAGTCGATCTACCGCTGGGAGGAGTACTCCCGGGCCAAGGACCAGATGATGGTGCACACCGACACGCCGGCCAGCCCGTGGTTCGTGGTGGAGTCGGACAACAAGAAGCACGCCCGGCTGAACATGATCGCCCACCTGCTCTCGAGCATCGAGTACGACGAAGTCGATCACCCGAAGGTCGACCTGCCCAAGCGGCCGTTGCTGGGCAACTACCACCGGCCGCCGCGTGAGCTGTCGACCTATGTGCCCGACTACGTCTCGACCCTGCTCGGCGACCCTGAGAACGGCGCTGATTAA
- a CDS encoding WS/DGAT/MGAT family O-acyltransferase — protein sequence MVTRLSASDASFYHLENTSTPMYVGSLSILRKPRSGLSYDTLLETIERRLPQVPRYRQKVREVTLGLARPVWIDDPDFDIAYHVRRSALPSPGSDAQLHELIARLGSRPLDRSRPLWEMYLIEGLAKNRLAVYTKSHQALVNGMTALEIGHVIADRTQRPPAFGEDIWIPGREPSSRQLLLGAVGDWLARPGQQLDAVRSMIADVVTNSAELADLVRRATDLARTVARGTAPDSPLNTEVSRNRRFTVASGSLADYRRVRSRYDCDVNDVVLAVIAGALRNWLLSRGEPVTTTSTVRAMAPTSVYPEAELESSGPGQAISEVAPFLVDLPVGENNAVVRLSQIAHATESHSAAATLVDARTIVTLSGFAPPTLHAMGTRVATQFSARQFNLLITNVPGPQSQMYLAGTKMLETYAVPPLLHNQSLAIGVTSYCGMLYFGINADRDAMSDVDVLPSLLAESLDELLVAAQ from the coding sequence ATGGTGACTCGGCTGTCAGCATCGGATGCGTCGTTCTACCACCTGGAAAACACCTCCACGCCGATGTACGTGGGCTCACTGTCCATCCTGCGCAAGCCGCGCTCGGGCTTGAGTTACGACACTCTGCTGGAGACGATCGAGCGCCGGCTGCCGCAGGTTCCGCGCTACCGGCAGAAGGTCCGCGAGGTGACGCTGGGCCTGGCGCGCCCGGTGTGGATCGACGACCCGGATTTCGACATCGCCTATCACGTGCGGCGGTCGGCCCTGCCGTCGCCGGGCAGCGACGCCCAACTGCACGAGCTCATCGCCCGGCTGGGCTCCCGGCCGTTGGACCGTTCGCGCCCGTTGTGGGAGATGTACCTTATCGAAGGACTGGCCAAGAACCGCCTGGCGGTCTACACCAAGTCGCATCAGGCGCTGGTGAACGGCATGACGGCGCTCGAGATCGGCCACGTCATCGCCGACCGCACCCAGCGGCCACCCGCCTTCGGGGAGGACATCTGGATCCCGGGCCGCGAGCCCAGCAGCCGTCAACTGCTGCTCGGTGCCGTCGGAGACTGGCTGGCCCGACCTGGCCAGCAGCTGGACGCCGTTCGCTCGATGATTGCCGACGTGGTCACCAACAGCGCCGAACTGGCCGATCTGGTTCGCCGGGCGACCGACCTGGCCAGGACGGTGGCCCGCGGCACCGCACCGGACAGTCCGCTGAACACCGAGGTCTCGCGCAACCGGCGGTTCACCGTGGCGTCCGGCTCACTGGCGGACTACCGGCGGGTCCGGTCACGCTACGACTGCGACGTCAACGACGTGGTGCTGGCCGTGATCGCCGGCGCGCTGCGCAACTGGCTGCTGTCGCGCGGGGAGCCGGTGACCACCACCTCCACAGTGCGGGCGATGGCCCCGACGTCGGTGTATCCGGAGGCCGAACTGGAGTCCTCGGGCCCGGGGCAGGCGATCAGCGAGGTGGCCCCGTTCCTGGTGGATCTACCGGTGGGCGAGAACAATGCGGTGGTGCGGCTGTCGCAGATCGCGCACGCCACCGAATCGCACTCGGCGGCGGCGACCCTGGTCGATGCCCGCACGATCGTGACGCTGTCCGGCTTCGCGCCACCGACGTTGCATGCGATGGGCACCCGGGTGGCCACCCAGTTCTCCGCGCGCCAGTTCAACCTCCTGATCACCAACGTGCCGGGACCGCAGTCGCAGATGTACCTCGCCGGGACCAAGATGCTGGAGACCTATGCGGTGCCGCCGCTGCTGCACAATCAGTCGCTGGCCATCGGCGTGACGTCGTATTGCGGGATGCTGTACTTCGGCATCAACGCCGACCGCGATGCGATGAGCGACGTCGACGTGCTGCCCTCGCTGTTGGCCGAATCACTCGACGAACTCCTCGTGGCGGCTCAGTAG